From one Rosa rugosa chromosome 4, drRosRugo1.1, whole genome shotgun sequence genomic stretch:
- the LOC133744553 gene encoding receptor-like protein 2, with the protein MNCTNLVELRMGFNNLEGHISMLNFSKLGQLSKLDMRKNNFCGILPRSLYSCKSLKAIRLSYNNLEVQIHPEILSLKYLSFLSLGWNKRLTNVTGAMKILMDCKCLVVLSLASSFLGEELPNDVEMVDFNGFQNLRILDLSSCNLGGKIPSWLSKLKKLRVLDLNHNITTGSIPTQVDRISIELPIYYRPSVDCNTFTLLKVLDLSNNNLSGNIPDQLSYLKDVEALDLSMNHLSGKIQASTASLHFLSSFNVSYNNLQGPIPSSTQLQSFDASAFEWKIKFCGATYT; encoded by the exons ATGAATTGCACAAACCTTGTAGAACTTCGTATGGGATTCAACAACTTGGAAGGCCATATTTCCATGCTTAATTTCTCCAAGCTTGGTCAACTTAGTAAACTTGACATGCGGAAAAATAACTTCTGTGGTATCTTGCCAAGAAGCCTATACTCATGCAAGTCCTTGAAAGCAATTCGACTAAGCTATAATAATCTAGAGGTTCAAATACACCCTGAAATTCTTTCCTTGAAATACTTGTCCTTCCTCTCACTTGGTTGGAACAAACGTTTGACCAATGTGACAGGGGCAATGAAGATACTGATGGACTGCAAATGTCTCGTAGTGCTTTCCTTGGCATCTAGTTTTTTAGGTGAGGAACTGCCAAATGATGTTGAAATGGTGGATTTTAATGGATTTCAAAATCTTCGAATTTTAGATTTGAGTTCATGTAACCTTGGTGGTAAAATTCCTTCATGGTTATCGAAGCTCAAAAAGTTACGGGTCTTGGATCTGAATCACAACATAACCACTGGCTCAATTCCAA CTCAAGTAGATCGTATTTCTATTGAACTGCCTATCTACTACCGTCCTAGTGTCGATTGCAACACCTTTACA CTCCTCAAAGTGTTGGATCTTAGCAATAACAACCTTTCTGGTAATATTCCAGACCAGTTATCTTACCTCAAGGATGTGGAGGCATTGGATCTCTCCATGAACCATTTGTCTGGAAAAATTCAGGCATCCACCGCAAGTCTTCATTTCTTATCAAGTTTTAATGTCTCATACAATAATCTCCAAGGGCCAATACCATCAAGCACTCAGCTCCAAAGTTTCGATGCCTCTGCATTTGAATGGAAAATAAAATTTTGTGGTGCCACTTACACATAA